Genomic window (Streptomyces sp. TG1A-60):
GGCGACGTTCGCCCCGTCGCGACGCTGGTCGTCCTGCCCTGTGAGGCCGACAACGCCTGGTCAGCGGTCCGACACGTTCGTCGGCCGGGCAATCGGTCGGACGGCGTCGTACACTGGTCGGTCCACCGCAGGCCGGTTCCCCACCCGGGAACCGGCCTGCTCGTCCCACAAGGAGGTGCGCCGGATGACGACGACGATCCCCGCGCTAGGAACCCGTACGGCCGAAGGCTCCGCGCTGCAGGCCGTGCTCCTCGACATGGACGGCACCCTGGTGGACACCGAGGGTTTCTGGTGGGAGGTGGAGGTGGAGGTTTTCGCCCGCCTCGGCCACACACTCGACGACTCCTGGCGCCATGTCGTGGTCGGCGGCCCCATGAGTCGCAGCGCGGGCTTCCTGATCGAGGCCACCGGCGCCGACATCACCCTCGCCGAGCTGACCGTGCTCCTCAACGACGGCTTCGAGGGCCGTATCGGGCGGGCGCTGCCGCTGATGCCCGGCGCCTCCAGACTCCTCGCCGAGCTCGCCGCGCACGGTGTCCCCACCGCCCTGGTCTCCGCCTCGCACCGGCGCATCATCGACCGCGTCCTGGCCTCCCTCGGCTCCCACCACTTCGCGCTGACCGTCGCGGGCGACGAGGTCGAGCGGACCAAGCCGTTCCCCGACCCCTACCTCCTGGCCGCCGCCGGTCTCGGCGCGGATCCGGCCCGGTGCGCGGTCGTCGAGGACACCGCGACCGGCGTCGCGGCGGCCGAGGCCGCGGGCTGCCAGGTGGTCGCGGTCCCGTCCGTGGCCCCGATCGCCCCCACCGCCCGGCGCACCGTCGTGACCTCACTGGAAGAGATCGACCTGCCCTTTCTGCACGGCCTGATGGTCATCTGACGACAAACAATTGAAAGCGCAATGAATTACCAGGTCACTCATGCGCTCCCCCTTGGGAATTCCGCCGGTCGCAATGAGTGAATTCCCGCATACGGGAACCCCTTCAAGGCTGTGACCTTTACCACTCGCACGGGGAATCGGTAGCGCGCTCCACGCGCGTCCGATCCTCGT
Coding sequences:
- a CDS encoding HAD family phosphatase, whose protein sequence is MTTTIPALGTRTAEGSALQAVLLDMDGTLVDTEGFWWEVEVEVFARLGHTLDDSWRHVVVGGPMSRSAGFLIEATGADITLAELTVLLNDGFEGRIGRALPLMPGASRLLAELAAHGVPTALVSASHRRIIDRVLASLGSHHFALTVAGDEVERTKPFPDPYLLAAAGLGADPARCAVVEDTATGVAAAEAAGCQVVAVPSVAPIAPTARRTVVTSLEEIDLPFLHGLMVI